A DNA window from Ornithinimicrobium humiphilum contains the following coding sequences:
- the aceE gene encoding pyruvate dehydrogenase (acetyl-transferring), homodimeric type, with translation MPTERPVGPILNGLPSQVPDVDPEETQEWLDSLDAAIETGGRQRARYLMLRMLERARDSQVGLPSLTTTDYINTIPPEREPWFPGDEDMERRYRAWIRWNAAVMVHRAQHPEISVGGHISTYASIATLWEVGFNHFWRGRDHEGGGDQLFFQGHASPGIYARAFLEGRLSEDDLDSFRQEKSKAREGREALPSYPHPRSMPHFWQFPTVSMGLGPMNAIYQAAFNKYLHNRGIKDTSQQHVWAFLGDGEMDEPESRGLLQVAANDELDNLTFVVNCNLQRLDGPVRGNGKIVQELESFFRGAGWNVIKVLWGRGWDELIARDTSGALVNLFNSTPDGDFQTFRANDGAFIRDHFFGRDPRTKEMVKDWSDEDIWWKLKRGGHDYRKVYAAYAAAMRHTGQPTVILAHTIKGYSLGTHFAGRNATHQMKKLTLDDLKSFRDSLKIPISDEQLEADPYRPPYYHPGEDDEAIRYMKDRRQKLGGYLPRREPEKAPALRLPDEKVYDVAKKGSGKQNVATTMALVRIFKEWMRDKEFGKHLVPIIPDEARTFGMDSFFPTAKIYNVHGQNYTSVDADLMLAYKESTSGQIWHVGINEGGSVAAFTAAGTSYDTHSVPMVPFYIFYSMFGFQRTGDGVWAAADQLVRGFMIGATAGRTTLTGEGLQHADGHSPLLASTNPACISYDPAYAYELAHILPDALRRMYGEKPEDVFYYITVYNEPMQQPAQPEDVDVEGIVKGMHRILRSEPNGGRHVRLLASGVGVPWALEAEELLREDWGVSADVWSVTSWSELRREAMACDEDAFLRPEQERRVPYVTQRLSEGSGPVIATSDYMRAVQDQIAPWVPEDYYALGADGFGFADTRAAARRFFHIDGPSMAVKALQMLADRGEIDPDVPRQAAEKYRLLDVNAGSSGNVGGDA, from the coding sequence ATGCCCACGGAGCGCCCCGTCGGTCCTATCCTCAACGGACTCCCCAGCCAGGTCCCGGACGTCGACCCCGAGGAGACCCAGGAGTGGCTCGACTCCCTCGACGCCGCCATCGAGACCGGCGGACGCCAGAGGGCGCGCTACCTCATGCTGCGCATGCTCGAGCGGGCCCGGGACTCCCAGGTGGGTCTGCCGTCGCTGACGACCACCGACTACATCAACACCATCCCGCCGGAGCGCGAGCCCTGGTTCCCCGGCGACGAGGACATGGAGCGCCGCTACCGCGCGTGGATCCGCTGGAACGCCGCGGTCATGGTGCACCGCGCCCAGCACCCGGAGATCTCCGTCGGTGGCCACATCTCCACCTACGCCTCGATCGCCACGCTGTGGGAGGTCGGCTTCAACCACTTCTGGCGCGGACGCGACCACGAGGGCGGCGGCGACCAGCTCTTCTTCCAGGGCCACGCCTCCCCCGGCATCTACGCGCGCGCCTTCCTCGAGGGCCGGCTGAGCGAGGACGACCTCGACAGCTTCCGCCAGGAGAAGAGCAAGGCCCGTGAGGGCCGCGAGGCCCTCCCCTCCTACCCGCACCCGCGGAGCATGCCGCACTTCTGGCAGTTCCCGACGGTGTCGATGGGCCTGGGCCCCATGAACGCGATCTACCAGGCCGCCTTCAACAAGTACCTGCACAACCGCGGCATCAAGGACACCAGCCAGCAGCACGTCTGGGCCTTCCTCGGCGACGGCGAGATGGACGAGCCGGAGTCGCGCGGCCTGCTGCAGGTCGCGGCCAACGACGAGCTCGACAACCTGACCTTCGTCGTCAACTGCAACCTGCAGCGCCTCGACGGCCCCGTCCGCGGCAACGGCAAGATCGTCCAGGAGCTCGAGAGCTTCTTCCGCGGCGCCGGCTGGAACGTCATCAAGGTGCTGTGGGGCCGCGGCTGGGACGAGCTCATCGCCCGCGACACCTCCGGCGCGCTGGTCAACCTCTTCAACTCCACCCCGGACGGCGACTTCCAGACCTTCCGGGCCAACGACGGCGCCTTCATCCGTGACCACTTCTTCGGGCGCGACCCGCGCACCAAGGAGATGGTCAAGGACTGGTCCGACGAGGACATCTGGTGGAAGCTCAAGCGGGGCGGCCACGACTACCGCAAGGTGTATGCCGCCTACGCCGCGGCGATGCGCCACACCGGTCAGCCGACGGTCATCCTGGCCCACACCATCAAGGGCTACAGCCTGGGCACCCACTTCGCGGGCCGCAACGCGACCCACCAGATGAAGAAGCTCACGCTGGACGACCTGAAGTCCTTCCGCGACAGCCTCAAGATCCCGATCTCCGACGAGCAGCTCGAGGCCGACCCCTACCGCCCGCCCTACTACCACCCGGGCGAGGACGACGAGGCGATCCGCTACATGAAGGACCGCCGACAGAAGCTCGGCGGCTACCTGCCCAGGCGCGAGCCGGAGAAGGCTCCCGCGCTGCGGCTGCCGGACGAGAAGGTCTACGACGTCGCCAAGAAGGGGTCCGGCAAGCAGAACGTCGCGACCACGATGGCGCTCGTCCGCATCTTCAAGGAGTGGATGCGCGACAAGGAGTTCGGCAAGCACCTGGTGCCGATCATCCCGGACGAGGCCCGCACCTTCGGCATGGACAGCTTCTTCCCCACGGCGAAGATCTACAACGTCCACGGCCAGAACTACACCTCGGTGGACGCCGACCTCATGCTCGCCTACAAGGAGTCGACGAGCGGCCAGATCTGGCACGTCGGCATCAACGAGGGCGGCTCGGTCGCGGCCTTCACCGCCGCGGGCACGTCCTACGACACCCACTCGGTCCCGATGGTGCCGTTCTACATCTTCTACTCGATGTTCGGCTTCCAGCGCACCGGTGACGGGGTCTGGGCGGCCGCCGACCAGCTGGTCCGCGGCTTCATGATCGGCGCCACCGCCGGTCGCACCACGCTGACGGGCGAGGGCCTGCAGCACGCCGACGGCCACTCGCCGCTGCTGGCCTCGACCAACCCGGCCTGCATCAGCTACGACCCGGCCTACGCCTACGAGCTGGCGCACATCCTTCCTGACGCGCTGCGGCGCATGTACGGCGAGAAGCCCGAGGACGTCTTCTACTACATCACCGTCTACAACGAGCCGATGCAGCAGCCGGCCCAGCCGGAGGACGTCGACGTCGAGGGCATCGTCAAGGGCATGCACCGCATCCTGCGCTCCGAGCCCAACGGCGGCCGCCACGTGCGCCTGCTCGCCTCGGGCGTCGGCGTGCCGTGGGCCCTGGAGGCCGAGGAGCTGCTCCGCGAGGACTGGGGCGTCAGCGCCGACGTGTGGTCGGTGACGTCGTGGTCGGAGCTGCGCCGCGAGGCGATGGCCTGCGACGAGGACGCCTTCCTGCGGCCCGAGCAGGAGCGGCGCGTCCCCTACGTCACGCAGCGCCTCTCCGAGGGCAGCGGTCCGGTCATCGCGACCAGCGACTACATGCGGGCGGTCCAGGACCAGATCGCCCCCTGGGTGCCCGAGGACTACTACGCGCTCGGCGCCGACGGCTTCGGCTTCGCCGACACCCGTGCGGCGGCCCGCCGGTTCTTCCACATCGACGGTCCCTCGATGGCGGTCAAGGCCCTGCAGATGCTGGCCGACCGCGGCGAGATCGACCCCGACGTGCCGCGCCAGGCGGCCGAGAAGTACCGCCTGCTCGACGTCAACGCCGGCTCCTCCGGCAACGTCGGCGGCGACGCCTGA
- a CDS encoding YaaA family protein, which translates to MLILLPPSESKAVRARGAALRPETLSAPALAPQRERVAAALAQVSAGPEAMEVLGVGASLTEEVARNTRLATAPTLPARELYTGVLYDALDLTTLDPASARRATRRLRVVSALYGLVRMSDRLAPYRLSMGVNLPGVGPLATAWRPHLEQVLPEDAGHGLVVDCRSSTYAAAWTPTGELARRWVTVRVPGASHMAKHTRGLVARVLCEEPSDPRRPEALMPLLADRFDGVELYEPARPGRPWVLDVPPA; encoded by the coding sequence GTGCTGATCCTGCTGCCCCCGTCGGAGTCCAAGGCCGTCCGCGCGAGGGGTGCGGCGCTGCGCCCCGAGACCCTCTCGGCACCTGCCCTCGCGCCGCAGCGCGAGCGGGTCGCGGCCGCCCTGGCGCAGGTCAGCGCAGGCCCGGAGGCGATGGAGGTCCTGGGCGTCGGCGCGTCGCTGACCGAGGAGGTCGCGCGCAACACGCGGCTGGCCACGGCCCCCACGCTGCCGGCTCGGGAGCTCTACACCGGCGTCCTCTACGACGCGCTCGACCTGACGACGCTCGACCCCGCCTCGGCCCGACGGGCGACGCGCCGGCTGCGGGTCGTCTCCGCCCTCTACGGCCTCGTGCGCATGAGCGACCGGCTGGCGCCCTACCGGCTGTCGATGGGTGTCAACCTGCCCGGCGTCGGGCCCCTCGCCACGGCCTGGAGGCCCCACCTGGAGCAGGTCCTGCCCGAGGACGCCGGGCACGGCCTCGTCGTCGACTGCCGCTCGAGCACCTACGCCGCCGCCTGGACGCCGACGGGCGAGCTGGCCCGGCGCTGGGTCACCGTCCGGGTGCCGGGCGCCTCGCACATGGCCAAGCACACCCGCGGGCTCGTGGCTCGGGTCCTGTGCGAGGAGCCGTCCGACCCGCGCCGCCCGGAGGCGCTGATGCCGCTGCTCGCCGACCGGTTCGACGGCGTCGAGCTGTACGAGCCCGCCCGACCGGGGCGGCCCTGGGTGCTGGACGTGCCGCCCGCCTGA
- a CDS encoding redoxin domain-containing protein — translation MSPAGPDSPRHGAAPVPRPGDRAPDLVLPDQYGEPTSLAEAVQDRAALLVFFPFAFSAICTGELLEVQLDIDRFSNDRVQVHGISCDSTYALRVWAAQEGYRFPLLSDFWPHGEVCRAFGVLDEESGHPVRGTFLVGTDQKVIWSLVHGPEEERPIGLLHEAVALL, via the coding sequence GTGAGCCCGGCGGGCCCGGACTCCCCGCGGCACGGTGCCGCCCCCGTCCCGCGCCCGGGTGACCGCGCGCCGGACCTCGTCCTGCCCGACCAGTACGGCGAGCCGACCAGCCTGGCGGAGGCGGTCCAGGACCGGGCGGCCCTGCTCGTCTTCTTCCCGTTCGCCTTCTCGGCGATCTGCACCGGCGAGCTGCTCGAGGTGCAGCTCGACATCGACCGGTTCTCCAACGACCGCGTGCAGGTGCACGGCATCTCCTGCGACTCCACCTACGCCCTCCGTGTGTGGGCGGCGCAGGAGGGCTACCGCTTCCCGCTGCTGTCCGACTTCTGGCCGCACGGGGAGGTCTGCCGGGCCTTCGGCGTGCTCGACGAGGAGTCGGGGCACCCGGTGCGGGGCACCTTCCTCGTGGGCACCGACCAGAAGGTGATCTGGAGCCTGGTCCACGGGCCCGAGGAGGAGCGGCCGATCGGCCTCCTGCACGAGGCCGTCGCGCTGCTCTGA
- a CDS encoding DUF3052 domain-containing protein: MRSEGTDEVDVAEGNPLAAPVTKLGFAPGQIVIEYGYDDDVDDAVREAVEQVVEGPLEDEDYDGVVDVVLLWWRDGDGDLADELVDALTTMEEGGFIALLTPGAGRGDRVPAHDVQEACTVCSLTASGGVALGEWVGQRLVGRK; this comes from the coding sequence ATGCGCAGCGAAGGGACGGACGAGGTGGACGTGGCCGAGGGCAACCCCCTGGCGGCACCGGTGACGAAGCTCGGTTTCGCACCCGGTCAGATCGTGATCGAGTACGGCTACGACGACGACGTCGACGATGCCGTGCGGGAGGCCGTCGAGCAGGTGGTCGAGGGGCCGCTGGAGGACGAGGACTACGACGGGGTCGTCGACGTGGTGCTGCTGTGGTGGCGCGACGGTGACGGCGACCTCGCGGACGAGCTGGTCGACGCGCTCACCACGATGGAGGAGGGCGGCTTCATCGCCCTGCTCACCCCGGGCGCCGGGCGGGGTGACCGCGTGCCCGCCCACGACGTGCAGGAGGCCTGCACGGTGTGCTCGCTGACCGCCTCCGGCGGTGTCGCGCTGGGCGAGTGGGTCGGCCAGCGCCTGGTGGGCAGGAAGTGA
- a CDS encoding HAD family hydrolase — translation MTLPPVVATDLDGTLLRPDGRVSAFTRDVLREVTAAGTTVVLVTARPPRWMDELGELGVHAVALCGNGAFTYDIASRQVVGHRLLGPEVLGALLADLRDRIPGILLATEGVEGPACETGWELDDHPGAWTVGGWEELAARPVGKVLVRHAELHTEELTRLVDEVVGDRAQVSHSGAVRLAEIGPRGVTKAVALAEWCAEQDPQVGADEVWAFGDMPNDLPMLTWAGRSFAVANAHPEVLAAASDRAPANDDDGVARTLLAHLDPGRRRAVWQDPRP, via the coding sequence ATGACGCTGCCCCCGGTCGTGGCGACCGACCTGGACGGCACGCTGCTGCGCCCGGACGGACGGGTCTCCGCCTTCACCCGCGACGTGCTGCGGGAGGTGACGGCCGCCGGGACCACGGTGGTGCTCGTGACCGCCCGTCCGCCCCGGTGGATGGACGAGCTCGGGGAGCTGGGCGTGCACGCCGTGGCCCTGTGCGGCAACGGGGCGTTCACCTACGACATCGCCTCCCGGCAGGTCGTCGGCCACCGGCTCCTCGGCCCCGAGGTGCTCGGTGCCCTGCTCGCTGACCTGCGCGACCGCATACCCGGGATCCTGCTGGCGACCGAGGGCGTGGAGGGGCCGGCCTGCGAGACCGGGTGGGAGCTGGACGACCACCCGGGGGCGTGGACGGTCGGCGGCTGGGAGGAGCTGGCCGCGCGACCCGTCGGCAAGGTGCTCGTGCGCCACGCCGAGCTGCACACCGAGGAGCTCACGCGGCTCGTGGACGAGGTGGTCGGCGACCGGGCCCAGGTCTCCCACTCCGGCGCGGTGCGGCTGGCGGAGATCGGCCCGCGCGGGGTGACCAAGGCGGTGGCGCTGGCGGAGTGGTGCGCGGAGCAGGACCCCCAGGTGGGCGCCGACGAGGTGTGGGCCTTCGGGGACATGCCCAACGACCTGCCCATGCTGACGTGGGCCGGCCGGTCGTTCGCGGTGGCCAACGCCCATCCCGAGGTGCTCGCCGCGGCGAGCGACCGCGCCCCGGCCAACGACGACGACGGCGTGGCCCGGACCCTGCTGGCGCACCTGGATCCCGGTCGGAGGCGCGCCGTGTGGCAGGATCCTCGACCATGA
- a CDS encoding bifunctional RNase H/acid phosphatase translates to MTLRPALVVEADGGSRGNPGVAGYGALVRDARTGELLAERAAPLGKASNNVAEYTGLVAGLQAVLDLGLADDATIEVRMDSKLVVEQMSGRWKIKHEDMRRLAMQARRLVDAIQQRGGSVELTWVPRAKNGAADALSNVAMDGETVVRDHVRPASEGSTAETVSEQDDDQASVDPWSLLEIDEDEPDQPADALRPTFGDGRVPLSDVYVSDETVPTLEGQTRLILVRHGVTDFTQRHLLDGRGGADPALNATGMAQARAAAVAVRRLVERSQPGPLVVVSSSLQRARQTGQAIADHLGVAREEDRDWDEQGFGEWDGRAMGDLVRDHGDELLRLRTDPDFAPPGGETRRELDARVGEALARAIGRGGTVVVATHRVVLMSVLGRLLGVDSGRAWSIATAPASLTAIEVWPDGGAQVAFVNDTHHLYDPAFGDVEERPANVTIVDASRD, encoded by the coding sequence GTGACCCTGCGTCCCGCGCTGGTCGTCGAGGCCGACGGCGGCTCCCGGGGCAACCCGGGTGTCGCCGGCTACGGCGCCCTCGTCCGTGACGCGCGCACGGGCGAGCTGCTCGCCGAGCGCGCGGCCCCGCTGGGCAAGGCCTCCAACAACGTCGCCGAGTACACCGGCCTCGTGGCCGGCCTGCAGGCGGTGCTCGACCTGGGCCTGGCCGACGACGCGACCATCGAGGTCCGAATGGACTCCAAGCTCGTCGTCGAGCAGATGTCGGGGCGCTGGAAGATCAAGCACGAGGACATGCGCCGGCTGGCCATGCAGGCCCGTCGGCTGGTCGATGCCATCCAGCAGCGCGGCGGCAGCGTCGAGCTGACGTGGGTGCCGCGCGCGAAGAACGGCGCCGCCGACGCGCTCTCCAACGTCGCCATGGATGGCGAGACCGTCGTCCGCGACCACGTGCGCCCGGCCTCCGAGGGGTCCACCGCCGAGACGGTCTCGGAGCAGGACGACGACCAGGCGTCCGTCGACCCCTGGTCGCTGCTGGAGATCGACGAGGACGAGCCCGACCAGCCCGCCGACGCGCTGCGCCCCACCTTCGGTGACGGCCGGGTCCCGCTGAGCGACGTCTACGTCTCCGACGAGACGGTGCCCACCCTCGAGGGCCAGACCCGCCTGATCCTGGTGCGGCACGGCGTCACCGACTTCACCCAGCGCCATCTGCTCGACGGGCGGGGCGGCGCCGACCCCGCGCTCAACGCCACCGGTATGGCGCAGGCACGCGCCGCGGCCGTCGCCGTCCGCCGGCTCGTGGAGCGCTCGCAGCCCGGCCCGCTCGTGGTCGTCTCGTCCTCGCTCCAGCGCGCCCGCCAGACGGGCCAGGCGATCGCCGACCACCTCGGCGTCGCCCGCGAGGAGGACCGCGACTGGGACGAGCAGGGCTTCGGCGAGTGGGACGGCCGCGCCATGGGCGACCTGGTGCGCGACCACGGCGACGAGCTCCTGCGGCTGCGCACCGACCCCGACTTCGCCCCGCCCGGCGGCGAGACCCGCCGCGAGCTGGACGCCCGCGTGGGGGAGGCGCTGGCCCGCGCGATCGGCCGTGGCGGCACCGTCGTGGTCGCCACCCACCGGGTCGTGCTGATGTCGGTCCTCGGCCGTCTTCTCGGCGTCGACTCCGGGCGCGCGTGGTCGATCGCGACCGCGCCGGCGTCCCTGACCGCCATCGAGGTGTGGCCCGACGGCGGCGCCCAGGTCGCCTTCGTCAACGACACCCACCACCTCTACGACCCCGCCTTCGGGGACGTCGAGGAGCGCCCCGCCAACGTCACGATCGTCGACGCCTCGCGGGACTGA
- a CDS encoding RNB domain-containing ribonuclease: MVQRATRLTGPAGDRGRLLEQAFRAAREDAGVRQEFPEEVLAEALRAAGEPELPERDETAVELVTVDPPGSMDLDQALHIERDGDGYRVRYAIADVPAFVAPGGAVDEEARLRGSTVYCPDQRVPLHPTELSEGAASLLPDVVRPAYVWDVHLAADGRREGADLYRALVRSRRRYTYEEVQQLVDSGEAEESLLLLKEVGELRMQREADRGGASLPMPEQEVEVDEAGTYRLRLRPLLPAEEWNAQISLLTGIVAAEIMLEGGVGILRTMPAPDERAIARFRREARALGQEWPKGMRYGDFLRSLDKTSPAHLAVVNAATSLFRGAGYTVFDGELPPEEERVQAAIAAPYAHVTAPLRRLVDRFGLAVCEALASGRPVPDWAREALPGLPDLMRAADDRSRTVERACLSAVEAAVLVDLVGERLEAVVVDEHQRGVVVQLIDPPVSEPAEGEAGLGTAVVVEVVGADILEGRVDVRVVPGEAERV; encoded by the coding sequence ATGGTGCAGCGAGCGACGAGGCTGACGGGGCCGGCGGGAGACCGCGGCCGCCTTCTCGAGCAGGCCTTCCGGGCGGCCCGGGAGGACGCCGGGGTGCGGCAGGAGTTCCCCGAGGAGGTGCTCGCCGAGGCGCTGCGGGCCGCCGGGGAGCCAGAGCTCCCCGAGCGCGACGAGACCGCGGTCGAGCTGGTGACCGTCGACCCGCCCGGGTCCATGGACCTCGACCAGGCCCTGCACATCGAGCGGGACGGCGACGGCTACCGCGTGCGCTACGCCATCGCCGACGTGCCGGCCTTCGTCGCCCCCGGCGGGGCGGTCGACGAGGAGGCCCGGTTGCGGGGGAGCACCGTCTACTGCCCCGACCAGCGCGTGCCGCTGCACCCGACCGAGCTGAGCGAGGGGGCCGCCAGCCTGCTGCCGGACGTGGTGCGGCCCGCCTACGTCTGGGACGTGCACCTCGCGGCCGACGGCCGGCGCGAGGGCGCCGACCTCTACCGGGCGCTGGTGCGCTCGCGGCGCCGCTACACCTACGAGGAGGTGCAGCAGCTGGTGGACTCGGGGGAGGCCGAGGAGTCGTTGCTGCTCCTCAAGGAGGTCGGCGAGCTGCGGATGCAGCGCGAGGCCGACCGCGGCGGCGCCAGCCTGCCCATGCCCGAGCAGGAGGTCGAGGTCGACGAGGCCGGCACCTACCGCCTCCGCCTGCGCCCCCTGCTGCCGGCCGAGGAGTGGAACGCCCAGATCTCGCTGCTCACCGGCATCGTCGCCGCCGAGATCATGCTCGAGGGCGGGGTCGGCATCCTGCGGACGATGCCGGCGCCGGACGAGCGGGCCATCGCCCGCTTCCGTCGCGAGGCCCGCGCCCTGGGCCAGGAGTGGCCGAAGGGCATGCGCTACGGCGACTTCCTGCGCAGCCTCGACAAGACCTCACCGGCGCACCTCGCGGTCGTCAACGCCGCCACCAGCCTGTTCCGCGGCGCGGGCTACACCGTCTTCGACGGCGAGCTGCCGCCCGAGGAGGAGCGGGTGCAGGCCGCGATCGCGGCGCCCTACGCCCACGTCACCGCGCCGCTGCGCCGGCTGGTCGACCGCTTCGGACTGGCCGTCTGCGAGGCGCTCGCCTCCGGCCGTCCGGTGCCCGACTGGGCGCGCGAGGCGCTTCCCGGCCTGCCCGATCTCATGCGCGCCGCGGACGACCGCTCCCGCACGGTCGAGCGGGCCTGCCTCAGCGCGGTGGAGGCCGCCGTCCTGGTCGACCTCGTGGGCGAGCGGCTCGAGGCGGTCGTCGTCGACGAGCACCAGCGCGGCGTCGTCGTCCAGCTCATCGACCCGCCGGTGTCCGAGCCGGCCGAGGGCGAGGCCGGGCTCGGCACCGCCGTCGTCGTCGAGGTCGTGGGCGCGGACATCCTCGAGGGCCGGGTCGACGTGCGCGTGGTCCCCGGGGAGGCCGAACGGGTATGA
- a CDS encoding Nif3-like dinuclear metal center hexameric protein codes for MDNSRAERTAPAADGVDRRADGPRLADVLAVLEELYPPATAQSWDRVGLVAGDPDQPVGRILLAVDPTLDVIAEAVDAGADLLVTHHPLLLRGIHSVATTTAKGAAVTDLVVNDVALYCAHTNADVADPGVGHALAAACGLAETEPLQLAEEQELGRVGDLPEETSLAELARRLHAALPPTAGGVRVSGPAEAPVRRVAVLGGAGDSSFGAVRRSGADVYVTADLRHHPALEAREEARAAARAGAAGTPYLVDAGHYASEWLWLPGLRDLLRDRLPASVDIQISTVRTDPWDFVVGAQPPTDAGGMP; via the coding sequence GTGGACAACAGCAGAGCGGAGCGCACGGCGCCCGCCGCCGACGGCGTCGACCGCCGCGCGGACGGGCCCCGGCTGGCGGACGTCCTGGCGGTGCTCGAGGAGCTCTACCCACCGGCGACGGCGCAGTCCTGGGACCGGGTCGGCCTGGTCGCCGGTGATCCCGACCAGCCCGTCGGTCGCATCCTGCTCGCGGTGGACCCCACCCTCGACGTCATCGCCGAGGCGGTGGACGCGGGGGCCGACCTGCTCGTCACGCACCACCCCCTGCTCCTGCGCGGCATCCACTCGGTCGCGACCACCACCGCCAAGGGCGCCGCGGTGACCGACCTCGTCGTCAACGACGTGGCGCTCTACTGCGCCCACACCAACGCCGACGTCGCCGACCCGGGCGTGGGCCACGCCCTGGCCGCCGCCTGCGGGCTCGCGGAGACCGAGCCGCTGCAGCTGGCGGAGGAGCAGGAGCTCGGCCGGGTCGGCGACCTGCCCGAGGAGACCTCGCTCGCCGAGCTGGCGCGGCGGCTCCACGCGGCCCTGCCGCCGACCGCCGGGGGCGTCCGCGTGAGCGGGCCCGCGGAGGCCCCGGTGCGCCGCGTGGCGGTCCTCGGCGGCGCGGGCGACTCCTCCTTCGGGGCGGTCCGCCGCAGCGGCGCCGACGTCTACGTCACGGCCGACCTGCGCCACCACCCGGCCCTCGAGGCGCGGGAGGAGGCCCGGGCGGCGGCGCGGGCCGGTGCCGCTGGCACGCCCTACCTGGTCGACGCCGGGCACTACGCGAGCGAGTGGCTGTGGCTGCCCGGCCTGCGCGACCTCCTGCGCGACCGGCTCCCCGCTAGCGTGGACATCCAGATCTCGACCGTGCGCACCGACCCCTGGGACTTCGTGGTCGGGGCGCAACCACCCACCGACGCAGGAGGTATGCCGTGA
- a CDS encoding zinc ribbon domain-containing protein: MKASPEMQARLLDLLAIDTRLDQLDHKVRTLPELTDITRMEAEAADLEAEVVRTETAVGDLQREVARAEAAVQQVRERAERDRARLESGTGTSKSLQGLQHELESLARRQSVLEDEELEVMERLEQAQQEADAATRRRDEHATRLTELRAARDEKTAAATTERAEVASGRDAVVADLSAELVALYERVRAHTGAGAAPLVQRRCGGCRLDLNAVDIARLRSAPEDEVLRCEECGRILVRTAESGL; the protein is encoded by the coding sequence GTGAAGGCGTCCCCCGAGATGCAGGCCCGACTCCTGGACCTGCTCGCCATCGACACCCGGCTCGACCAGCTGGACCACAAGGTCCGCACGCTGCCCGAGCTGACCGACATCACGCGCATGGAGGCCGAGGCGGCCGACCTCGAGGCCGAGGTCGTGCGCACCGAGACGGCGGTGGGCGACCTGCAGCGGGAGGTGGCCCGCGCCGAGGCGGCGGTCCAGCAGGTGCGCGAGCGCGCCGAGCGCGACCGTGCCCGCCTCGAGTCCGGCACCGGCACGTCCAAGAGCCTGCAGGGCCTGCAGCACGAGCTCGAGTCGCTCGCGCGCCGCCAGAGCGTGCTCGAGGACGAGGAGCTCGAGGTCATGGAGCGCCTCGAGCAGGCCCAGCAGGAGGCCGACGCCGCGACCCGCCGCCGCGACGAGCACGCCACCAGGCTCACCGAGCTGCGCGCCGCCCGCGACGAGAAGACCGCCGCGGCCACCACCGAGCGGGCCGAGGTCGCCTCCGGCCGCGACGCGGTGGTCGCCGACCTGTCGGCCGAGCTGGTCGCCCTCTACGAGCGCGTCCGTGCTCACACCGGCGCGGGCGCCGCGCCGCTGGTGCAGCGCCGCTGCGGCGGCTGCCGGCTCGACCTCAACGCCGTCGACATCGCGCGTCTGCGGTCGGCGCCCGAGGACGAGGTGCTGCGCTGCGAGGAGTGCGGCCGCATCCTGGTCCGGACCGCGGAGTCCGGTCTGTGA